Sequence from the Ostrinia nubilalis chromosome 26, ilOstNubi1.1, whole genome shotgun sequence genome:
atATTAATCTTCTGAGTCCAAAGATTATCTACATTTTTTGCGGTTTCATCGTGAAAACGCAACTGatagtaggtactttccctAAATAATTAATTCTTTATCTGTGACAAATATCTGGTTAAATATTGTTGGtcaaaatatctgcggtttACGATGTTTATACATTTTCATAATGTTTATATTAAGACTATTCAAACAATATTGCATGAAACGCATCGAAAATTGTGGATATTccatctaaaactgaattaaaattgacagtttttttaatttattttaacaactaAAAAAGAGACGTTTACATTGGGATTCTCAGTGATTTCTTTCACGAAGTCGGGTGGCATGCTATTTATAATCCAGGGCAGTAGGTATGTAGTTGAAATCCGGATTtagacaaggattgaatatgggaaacggGCGTTAAAAGGGCTTGCAACCAGAGCACATCaaattaaaaattcgtatttttttttcagttctcAGAATGCAGGGTAGTGCAAGAAATCTTGGACACGACGCGAGATATAGTGTGCACGTACAGGGACATAATATATGAGAGCGATCAGAAGTACTACTTGGGTTCTCCAGTCGACGTGTATATGACCGATCCATACACCCTGACCAAGAGTGACCATGTCAAGATCAAGTGTGTGGGCACACATTTGAACTCGTAagtgtattttatattatcctttccaactaaggctggttttagtgtcacgcggaccgtccggtgcggacccgctccgcacggccgatctatatgaacttctagggagcgttttagagtaatgcggtccggaggaaccgctcgctccctagcagttcatacagatcggctgtgcggagcgatccgcactgacagttcgcgtgacactaaaaccagcctaaaagATGTCCCTTGCTGAAAgatttttccaaaaaaaatctCATCCTACTTATTTACCCCTTGATTGGGAGAAAAATCCCAACCCACTTATTTTTACCCCCTTTGAGAGGAAAACCCGAGTTGGTTAAATTGGGACAAAAACTTtctctaaggatttccacaagccGATTCTACGCTTCCCCATCCAggcgcttcccgcgaccttcaatcaggtcgtcggtccaccgagtgtgAGGCCTACCTACAATAAAGATTGAAAAAGACGAAAGAAACATTGGAACATTGATAACGATAAAAGAATCGTGGATTCCGTGAATTACTATCATATTTATCTTATCTACTGATAAAAAGGACACAGTAGCTCATCGGTCTCCGTAAGTTCGATAAACTGACAGTCGCATGAAAGTATTCACACTACATATACCGTTTTTACACCTTTTTTGCCGTTTAGGcgcgattggtccaattcgcaattctttgacaaaaaattttgtcaaagaaaacatttctttattttttaaaagaaagaaaactgcattcaaagattttagattttttttcgaaatgtCTACCATCATAccatatatttttttgaaaataattacaataatttaagatttcatggttttcctttcgtTTGATTTATccagtttgttagagagatttcattcttatacttaacagtaacagtattaagagtactttccctccaggtggcattacaaaattccaccctgtataatttcgATGTATGAGCTACAACATTGTCAAGTCTCATCGAAATCCGTCCAATGCATATTCCCTGAAAGAGCACCATACAAATGTATGGTGGTCCATATAAATAAatggataaataaatatccatcctcacaaactttctcAATGTACCTACTCACAATACTTTTTTCTACCAGAAAGTCCTGTTAGAagtatacactcaacatcaaataaaccgcacctgccgcgacgcgaactttaaagattttcttctgacacaatcatggtaccccaacaatattggtgttatttgaaagcccaataaatctcctcaaagaaaaatacaattcatttctaaataaatgattaacatttacCATAAATGTAACTTGAAAATAGACCCCACTTtaggctcacctctgggatcaattagaccaattttaatggttataaaaccaaataaagatctcacgtgtcctctttaacagatggatagcgattaaccccaacttaacagttttatagtcataaaaaatggctatagcgtaactacctattttttgaagaagtgactctggatacttgtaaagacacatttttggggtaaaaaccgttcctttaatgaaatgaagtttagaactaggctttcaaatggtaccaatgttggtgggaagtggggatgcatacgtttgataagtgcttgtcgcgggaggtgcgatttatttgatgccgagtgtagttgatttttttttctcagaATACTACCCTCAAAATGGAACGGAGTCGCAGTGGGTTACAGGAAAGACCTCCCTCCCATCCCGCCTCCAAAGAATCCAGATCCCATAAGTGTGCTGATCTTCGGCTACGATTCGTTGTCGAAGAACGGGTTCATTCGTCGAATGCCGAAGACACACAAGTATATCGTGGAGCAGATGGAGGCTACGATATTGCACGGGTAAGTCATCATTTTCTTCAAtgttatccggctcgaaggaccattaaTCTAGAaaagataatttttgtattattattcccTTTTGTTctctaaactttgaatttttgacgaatttcaatatctcattactatagcctgaccaggaacataaaaaccctcgccatgttgcggaaaactaagggtactaatttcttttaatggcaacagtaactgaaaacttcattgacatgtcaccttgcatgtcagtctattgctgtcaaagtgtaaacaaactttattttaaatgtgcgcaattggttttatgaattaaattgctaaaatattttttagtcgtgaaagaaaagtggttcacaatgtgttaaagtatttgtcgaagagaaatactaagggttcggacaatattttcattgaataatgtttccgacaaaggttgtcaacttgactgacatgtttatcgtatagtacagtccactatgaaaattagctgtggtttgtttcaactacctattttaaaattttttgtcactttctaagtgttgaattttatgggattgggaaagaagtaccgagtttgatgTTCGAGAGTGTGCCTCTCTTTACATAACTCCTGGGAACTCTTGCCCCAACCCTAGGAGGTTATTCTTCAATCATAACAACACTTCAATACTCAcactttattattgtttaaaacattatcaaaatctattacataatattaaatattaaaacatttttcaacTAAGTCTATCGAAATCCAATAATACAATGTCACATTTTCTAGCTTTTCTTCACCTgtcatattttcaaaattgattctattgctgtttacttttaaataaaaactgccAGCAACATTATACCAACAAATCATCTCATGTTAAAATTCTATATCCTAAcatttgaagcgttcatgagcagacattgcagttgaatattcaagttctgaatttgattattgatgaataataaaataaattctactagctcgattgatggtttcatttaatttatttaaatcaggttacctataataatattttttcgttaatttatgaaaatatcaaatcagcccgtaatcctgaatcctgatacataaagttagcctattaatttaacacaggtacgactgtactcagtgttgcactatcaaatgcaattgacgcgcctctatgccagggtttttatgttcctggtcagacTATACGTGATATATCATTGGGAAAATGAGTAGCTAtagatgtttttaagatcactGGCAATCCACTATCAccactatttttttaaaatcgaattctAAGTTGAATTTTTATTGTGATTTGTTAAACTttcgcggctcgtaactagctatctaATCATTATCTATCTATTaatgccaaataaaaaaaaaaactgttgaaaacatgcaagaaaaaaaattaagcagtttttagatcaaatttcggaaacaaataaataaaaacaaaaatatcagttACAGGAAAAAGGTACCTACTATATTAGTAGGTACTAGCggttgcccgcgacttcgtacgcgtggacctcgttttacccccgttagatatcatgttgatagatggcgtttcacggcttcccccacATGAacatttacgaacgtcaaaaacagtagtttgtccagcgctgtaatttttaaccaatgacgatagatggcgctttttagacacttcttttttatttattgaagtttatttgtcacatatcgtcataaattatagcctatatgttaatctgggttataaacaataatactgtaaagttttaataaaatccgttcagtggtttttgcgtgaaagagtaacaacaaacatccagacagccaaacttttgccttaaataatattagtagaatagATACACCAATTCCTTATCACAAAGATTACGACACAATTCAATTTAACCAGTTAATCTTGTCAAACTGATATGACTAGTATCTATTCTTTAATATCAATCAAGTACCAAATCCGTTAATTTACTGTTATCAGAAGTATTACCACAGGAAATTATTATTTGGTGAATCATAATAATCGTAATTCTATACGCAAATATTCGAGTATTTGTATACAAATGTATTAAACATGAGAGGATAATGTAGGTTACAAGTTGGTAAAAACTTTGTTATGGGATTTACCTTCGGTCAAAATGGATAACTTTAAATTTTAGGGCAATTAACGAATCCGTCAATATACAGATCtagagaaaaataaaatttataaaatcagatatgtatgaaaaataaaataataaaatgatgatatcagttttctgacttcaccataccatttatatgcataagttaacatgggctagtgtcggctcatatacccatttacctatcACCCtgtatgacgtcgctgctgtcatcattgctgttacgagcaatgtgttctttttttgagcatattgctgcgacactggtCCCGCcctcttgtcacatctccctttaaggcttccacagaccaaacgcgggtcagaagcagtgcgggtcagttgcagcgcggctgaggcacactgGGCACacgcgggcggttgtcaaaaatgtaaatattcgaaaaccgctttcaacgcgctgctaccgccctgcgtccagtgtgtcatgctaatatggccgccatagtaatacaacagcgcgggcccgcgctcgcgccgcttctgtcccgctcccgcgccgcctcgtttgtcgttcggcagttgcagtgcggcgcggttggagcgcgggcccgcgttcaaatttggtgtgacacacttcaaagagtttcttgtattacaacttgcgcgggcccgcattcaaactgcgctgctactgccccgcgtttggtctgtggaagcctttagtatctgtgatctgtggttacAATGCTTAAAAATATCACACTAACAAGTGTTTTCCTTCATCAGCTATAACATCGTAGGAGACGGTACCCCGGCAGCACTCTTCCCAATTCTCAGTGGTTATACGGAGCTGGAAATGCCAGATGTAAGGAAGAAGGTGAAGAACAACAACCATACCTTGGAcatcaaaaagtttattttccagAGAGTGAAGCAGCATGGGTGAGAAGttctttttattcaaattatttatactCACATAGcacagtagagcctctcaacaagtgggtcttaaaatgaacatggacaagacaaaaattatgtcaaatgcccgtgttgtacccactcctctgaaggttggagacactacactcgaagttgttgacaattatgtatacctgggacaaacagtccagttaggtaggtccaacttcgagaaagaggttaattgtcgaatccaactcggctgggcagcgttcgggaagcttcgcgaaattctcacgtccgaaataccgcagtgtctcaagtcaaaagtatttgaccagtgtgtgttgccagtgatggtgtacggatctgagacgtggtcgcttactatgggcctcataagaaggctcaaggtcacccaaagagcgatggagcgtgctatgctcggagtttccctgcgtgatcgaatcagaaatgaggagatccgtaggagaaccagagtgactgacatagcccgcagaatcgctaaaatcaagtggcagtgggcggggcacatagctcgaagagctgatggccgctggggcaggaaagttcttgagtggcgaccacgagctggaagacgtagcgtgggcaggcctcccactaggtggaccgacgatctggtgaaggtcgcgggaggtacctggatgcaagcggcgcaggaccggtctttgtggaaatccttgggggaggcctttgtccagcagtggacgtctttcggctgaaacgaacgaacgatactcACAtaggggcacatagctcgcagagatgatggccaatggggcagaaaagttctcgattggcgaccacggaccggaagacgtagtgtggggggcctccccactaggtggatcaacgatctggtaaaggtcgcgggaggtgcctggatgcgagcggcgcagaaccagtcgttgtggaaatccttgggggaagcctttgtccagcagtggacgtcatttagctgaaatgaACAGACGATATGTCTAGCGCTTAACTAAGCCAGAGCCTGGGCGGCACGGgagtgtttttgtgacgtcagcGAGATTTCAGTGTGCTTCAGATATGTGTGTATGACGTGACAGAAGgtcatagactaagagctagtaaacgccagacctacgtcattttataaaagttgaaattttgtcagcgtatgctcctaATAGATacttttccgcccgcggcttcgcccgcgtggaattttgtctgtcgtGCCCCGTCCACTGCCACTAGATTTTATCAATTCTGCGagttatgtcggtcactttgttGTTGTTGAATGTTTACTTATTACAAATCACGCTGTATAATAATCATTCAACAAGTAACTCGAATTAGCTAGTATTATACTatcttacaccctgtatataaaccATTTCATTACAGTTACCGCACAGCCTACTACGAGGACAGTCCCTGGATCGGCACGTTTCAGTACCGTTTCAACGGCTTCAACGGGCAGCCGGCGGATCATTATCTCCGCGCGTTCTTCCAGGAGGACGCTAAGACGTCATTTCAGACGTACTGTGTGGGGGACACGCCGAGGCACAGAATAATGATGAACATTACTGAACAGGTATTTATGGTCTTAAAATTAACTTTGTTGTCTTttctttcattatttcattttctttttgttCTACACCAAGGGCTCTGAAACTAGGATCGATTTGAAAAACTCATTCTCCATTAgaatcttacattatttctttctgatgaacataggtggtgcgaagttcgccgggttatTTAGTCTATCTATCTAATAAAAGGGTTTGAAATTGTGGATAAACGATTGTATAAGAACAGGATAGTTAGATTTTTATGGTGTGTTTATTGGGAGAACGAGGTGaattgtaacagaggagagttgtgacattgtcgatttttttgaACTACTAGCGAGTTCActtagctcgaagagctgatggccgctggggaaggaaagttcttgagtggcgaccacgagctggaagacgtagcgtgggcaggcctcccactaggtggaccgacgatctggtgaaggtcgcgggaagtacctggatgcaagcggcgcaggaccggtctttgtggaaatccatgggggaggcctttgtccagcagtggacgtctttcggctgaaacgacgacgacgacgactagCGAGTTCGTAACAGAGCGCGTTTTTTAGTTaaaagtctcgagctaacaaatacgcgctgttgcgagctaaatagtttttaataagtCTCCAGAAATcgtcaatgtcacaactctcctctgttacaattTACCTCGGTCTCCCGTACTGTATCTGctcaagaaataaataaattaacccgTTTTCTTCCAGTTTCTTCACCAACCGGATCCGAAGTTCATATTCACGTTCATTGCTGACGTCACGCATGACAACATCAATATGATATCCTGGGCCGATGACGCGACTGTGGACTTCTTAACCAACTTCAAAAGAATGGGCCGTCATAAGGACACGCTGTTATTGTTCATGGGAGACCACGGGACTAGGTGAGaaaactcactcactcactgtcAGTCAAGTCACTGACCACTCACTCATAATTCACTCGCGCACTGATCACTCAtccactcactcactcactaaCTTACTCACTCATCACTCACTAACTCACTCTCACTAACTCACTGTACACACATCACGCATCAAAACATCAACATATCCTGAGCTGTGGACTTCTTAACTAACTTCCGAAGAATGGGCCGTCATATGAttttttaaccaacttcaaaaGAATGTTATTGTTCATGTTATAGTTCAGGTGAGATAACACTCTCTTACTCACGCAACCATCATCACGTTATTTGTCATAGGTAACTACGGGACTAGGTGAgataacactcactcactgattcAATAACACACTAAACACTCACTCATCACTCACTCATTCAATAACTCACTAACTCATTAGCCTCGTAGTGTCCACACGTAGAATTTTTGTTACAGTACACGTTAGGTTGCATTACACATAAAACCCGTCTGGACCTGGCTTTAATATCGTTCGATGTGGGCTTCCTTCATGTATGATCTGGAAACATTGATTAGTACCTATTTATCGAAGCGTTTGATagaactcgtgaagcactttcaggatcaacaaccagtttttcgatattttttgtAGTTCAGAAATAATGGTGCAAGATCACTTAATCGTTGCCAGTGTATACCGTCATCTTTGCAATTGATGTCAGCTAAGATTCTTTGTTAATACCAAAATTTTTAAAGCGTTCAAATCTAACTGGTCTCATCTAAAAACGCCTGGTTACCCAAAACTTACTGATAATTCTTTCGCAGATACGCCAACGTCAGAAAGACGCTCCAAGGTCGTCTAGAAGAACGGTTACCAGTCATGGCCATCCTACTCCCAGAGAACTTAGTTAAGAAGCGGCCGTCAGCTTCGAAAGCCTTGGAACACAACGCTGGTGTACTGACGACCCCGCACGACGTGCACGCCATGATCCTGGACGCTTTGGGGCTGAGCGAGCAGACGCGCGACTATAGAGTGGCGGGCGCGGACTTGCCGCGGGCCATGTCGCTGCTGGAGCCGGTGAGAAGATAGGATTTGTTTCATTATAGGGATCTGAAGCTTCACTGACTCATCACTCATTCACTCACTCGTCACTCATTCAGTCATCACTCattcactgactcactcactaaTCACTCCCTCATCATTCATTCACTCACTTTACTTTACACACTCACTCACTCTTTACTCACTCACtcttcactcactcactcactctctcTTCTCTCATTCACTCACTCTTCACTCACTCACTcttcactcactcactctctcTTCTCTCATTCACTCACtcttcactcactcactcactcttcACTCACTTACTCTCTCTTCTCTCATTCACTCACTCTTCACTCACTCACTcttcactcactcactctctcTTCTCTCATTCACTCACtcttcactcactcactcactcttcACTCACTTACTCTCTCTTCTCTCATTCACTCACTCTTCACTCACTCACTcttcactcactcactctctcTTCTCTCATTCACTCACtcttcactcactcactcactcttcACTCACTTACTCTCTCTTCTCTCATTCACTCACTCTTCACTCACTCACTCTTCACTCACTCTCTCTTCTCTCATTCACTCACtcttcactcactcactcactcttcactcactcactcactcactcgtCACTCACTTATCACTCCCTATTCGTCATTCACTCTTTCATCATTCACTCACTTGCCACTCACTCACCTCACTACAAGGCTTTCTGCGCTGAGAACGTAGTTAAGAAGCGGCCGTCAGCTTCGAAAGCCTTGGAACACAACGCTGGTGTACTGACGACCCCGCACGACGTGCACGCCATGATCCTGGACGCTTTGGGGCTGAGCGAGCAGACGCGCGACTATAGAGTGGCGGGCGCGGACTTGCCGCGGGCCATGTCGCTGCTGGAGCCGGTGAGAAGATAGGATTTGTTTCATTATAGGTATCTGAAGTTTCAGTGAAGTTTGACTGTCACAAAAACACCGTCCCATACACGCACGAAAACATCACTCACTTACTcattcactcactcatcacttACTCTTCACTCACTCATCATTCACTCACTCATTCATCACTCAATCACTCCTCACTCATTCATCAATCACtcctcactcactcactcattaaCACTCAGTCACTCATCACTTCACTCACTCATCCACTCATGCACTCATCACTCACTTATTCATCACTCAATCACTCACCCATTCATCACTTTTTCACTCACTTGCACAGTCATcattcactcactcactcatcaatcactcactcatcacgcaCTCATTTATTATGTAGGCCCATTTCAGTCCCAAATATGGCTTACCCTGCCACTACTTCGGGATTAGTTTCaccaaaatccgtttagtagtttttgcgtgaaagagtaacaaatatccatcCATTCCTACAACGTTTACATTTATATCATTAGTAGAATATTAGCAGGAAGGAAGTAGAATCTTATCTAGATTATTGTTAATGTATCATTGAACTGCGAGTGGCCACTCACTCATAATGATGCTTACTCGATTGACTGATAAAGTAGCGGTTTAAGTAGCACTTAAATTAACTGATTAGTTACAATCAAGACCCCCTGTTAGGTGGATTGTCGACCTGAAAATGTCTATTTTCAGTGAGCTATCTATAGTGAGCGCCCGTCTGGGCGAtcgaataatattgataaattaaagAGTTAGTagtgccacagaataataataataagtactacgtacagaagttttacttcgcgaaggtatttaaaaaaatgtatcctcaaaattaaatgtcattaacaatatggtgtaatttagcctgtctcaagagtcaagcaccattttgttgacaaacgtcagtgatcggcactgcgccgaagctatagggctgacttcggtaaaatgatgtgacgtgaggtgccaaactgcggaaaatggcggaggaaatacatgaattatcataaataatattaactacttatttacctctcagtgtcttgaggcaacttaaaaaagtacattctgtgtttttattattatttaggcagttaaatactgcacagtatttaatacacaattttctttattttcttccttcatacacaagaatacgcgtgcgtcagtcaatgttcgctcgtatgtgaggccttgtcgaatagtatcctgtaggtgggccatcgtacgtgttttgttttcgatgtaaactcgcggagatgaacaggcccaaaaatgaaaataactCTTTATAAACTATTATCGTATCTGTCACATcgtatgtcaatgtcacccctcccgtgctgctctcatacctcaggcattgactGAGTTTAGGGCtaaaccacagatcacagaaactaaagggagatgtgacaagggggcggggccggtgtcgcagcaatatgcccaaaaacagaacacattgctcgcgacagcaatgatgacagcagcgacgtcataatgtaaacagcttacattgcttgcgtagtaccaaagattattcgaacgttaagTACAGTggattttgattactttgtgtgtgtgaatttctaatgcgacactgagtttcgaactcagcgcattagttggcatttCTCTTTATCTAGacctataaatatttttttattattctcttttTCACTACAATCTGTTGCCGTGCTGGAACATTGAGTAGTGTGTTTGTTGAGATATTTCATGTCTTGCTCGGTATGTGGCCTGTGCCACATCCTACTTCACTTTATTGGGTTTTAAGTGTGTTGTGTGGAGTTTTTCGTTTCAGTCTACGATGTGTCTGGGTTTCGTCCATCAGAGGTCTCGCCAAGGGGTTGACATTGGTTATCATTCTCAGCTATCATTTTGTTCTGAAATCTCTGTACAATTTCGATGTTGGAATGTGAGGCTGTGCCCCATAGTTCCTCTTTATCTCTATGTGCTagaccagcggttcccaaacttattttgtctactgcctactttgagaataaattctttttagcgcccccatttgtagtcgagtgtcgagtgctcagtcggtgcctaagagtcctcctagtaagacgcctcccaagcctctacacaacgtcccgatgttattttctgggtctcttaccgcccccctttaatcctgcagcgcccacaagggggcgttatcgcccactttgggaaagactggactagacctataaatatttattgaactaTCTCTCTGTTCCAGATACCCAAGAACCGTTCCTGCAGCGAGGCAGGTATTGAACCGCACTGGTGCGCGTGCGTCTCGTGGAAAAACGTGACCGTCGGCGACCCCATGCACGACCGAGTGGCCAACGCGTTGGTCGACTTTATCAATGAACTCACTCAGCCAGTCAGGTATTATAAatctttttgtcggccgtttggtgtagtggttcagaacggactactatgccgagaggtcccgggttcgattcccggccgggcattTCTGCCCGGCCtcttgaaatgatgaattttaatttctgtgacgggtctgggtgtgactatgtataatatttatgtatttaaaaaaaaaagtatataagtagtatatccgttaagctagcacccataacacaagcattaagttgcttactttggggctagctggcgctg
This genomic interval carries:
- the LOC135084444 gene encoding uncharacterized protein LOC135084444; this translates as MTVMIKRWYRSRRNQVVMFIILMGCLIYYVMISNSLPQEPNLDLTRSTVEKFHGRIVADYNGTVVLAGLKRSSIVEFIEKKLQEALKYDKGTGCEIPVLDPFNKEVTQFLKEPKKVTCKGQDWVKCYFSECRVVQEILDTTRDIVCTYRDIIYESDQKYYLGSPVDVYMTDPYTLTKSDHVKIKCVGTHLNSILPSKWNGVAVGYRKDLPPIPPPKNPDPISVLIFGYDSLSKNGFIRRMPKTHKYIVEQMEATILHGYNIVGDGTPAALFPILSGYTELEMPDVRKKVKNNNHTLDIKKFIFQRVKQHGYRTAYYEDSPWIGTFQYRFNGFNGQPADHYLRAFFQEDAKTSFQTYCVGDTPRHRIMMNITEQFLHQPDPKFIFTFIADVTHDNINMISWADDATVDFLTNFKRMGRHKDTLLLFMGDHGTRYANVRKTLQGRLEERLPVMAILLPENLVKKRPSASKALEHNAGVLTTPHDVHAMILDALGLSEQTRDYRVAGADLPRAMSLLEPAFCAENVVKKRPSASKALEHNAGVLTTPHDVHAMILDALGLSEQTRDYRVAGADLPRAMSLLEPIPKNRSCSEAGIEPHWCACVSWKNVTVGDPMHDRVANALVDFINELTQPVRDQCVPRTLTSISWVMKQQPNKGVMEFKESKDADGYVGAFGPSIKPITENYQVKITVGPGTGVYEATLTHRTAEEKFTVDVRDISRTNMYHHEPDCIHLTHPHLNMFCYCKNQVKSH